The Plantactinospora sp. KBS50 sequence CGCGGGGACCGCCGTGATGTTCCGGACCGGGGTGTAACCGGCGTCACTGCGCTCGGTTTGTTCGCCCAACCGGCGGGTAGCCCTCAGCCGTGACCGACGAGACCTCCCGACAGCGCCTCGACGACCTGCTCGATGACCTGTGGTTCGGGCAGGAGCGGATGACCCAGTCCGAGATCCACCGGCGAGCGGTGGCGGCCGAGGTGCCCGCGGACCTGCTGACCCGGATCACCGCGATGCCCGAGGGCGAGTACGCCGCGGACGAGGCCGCCGAACTGCTCGGCGGCAACGCCGGCTGAGCCGAGGGAGTTGGCCATGAGCATCAGTGACCTTCCCGACCACGATCCCGCGGACGAGAGCCTGCCGGCGATCGGTCAGCCGCGCGAGGATGCCGACCCGGCCGGGGACCCGGACTTCGCCGACGAACACGACGAGACGGCGGTCTCGACCGACATCATCACCGACGCCGACGCGCGGGACCGGGAACCCGAGGCACCGCGCGGCTGGTCGGGCATGCAGCGCTGACCGGCCCGGCCCGCGGGCCGACGGGACGCCACGCGGGCCGACGGGCGCCACGGGCCGACAAGAACCCGGGTCGACGGGCACCCCCGGGCCGACAGGCACCGCGGGCCCACAGGCCGCGGCCGGTCAGGCCGCGTCGCCGTAGTCGTGGCCCGGCCGCCCCGGGTGGCCCTCCGCGGCCTGCTGGGCGGCGGCGTATCCCATCTGGAGGAAGTCCGAGGCGGCGACCGCGGTGAGCGCGGTGGCCACCAGCCGGGTCAGACGGGGCGCGAGCACGAGACCGCCGGTCAGCCCGGTGGCGACCCAGACGGCCAGGCAGAACGGGCAGCTCAGCAGCTCGCCGATGGCGTGCCGGGTGCCGCTGCCGGAGTCCCGCACCTGCTCCATGACCTCGCCGCTGCCGATCGGACGGTCGTACCGGGTGAACGGCGCGCGCAGCGGGCTGGTGACCGCGTCCTTGGCCAGCAGCCGGCTCAGCTTGTGGGTGGCGATGGACAGCAGCACCACGTCCGAGGCGGCCGGGCGGTCCGGGATCGGCCGGCCGGTCACCCTGGCCAGCCCGGCGATCGCGGCCGTGACCCCGCCGTAGGTGGTCATCGAGAGCAGGTAGCCGCCCAGCGGGCGTTGTTCGTGCGGGGCGTACGCCCGGCGGAGCCGGCCGGCCCTCTCGCGCAGACCCATGTCTTTCGCCGCCCCCTCAGCCCGTGGTCGGGTTCTCGGCAACCTCGCGAGCGAGGTCGGGACCGGTGTGGCCGGTCATCGGCCGTCCCGGAGCCGGCTCGGGTCCACCTCCCGGCCCGGGAACCGGGCCAGGTACTCGGTCTCCAGATCGGCCGTCCGGCGCAGGTGGTTGGCCAGCGCCGAGTCGGCGGCGTGCCGCAGCGTGTCCAGCCGGGTGCGGTGCAGGCTGTGCAGTTCGCGCAGCACGTCCTCGTCGCTCAGGTCGGTCGGGTCCACCCCGACCAGGTCGAGGTCCTCCGGGCCGAGGTCCGCGGCGACGGCGGACCGATCGGCCTCGTCCCACTCCGTCATCCGCTGCTCCGGGCTGCCGTCCACCGGCCGGGCGACGCCGGTCGGCGGGAACTCACCGCGTGCGGGCTCGGTCATCGTCTCTCCCGGTGTCTCGTTCGGCGTACCGGCTCGGCCGGTGTGCGCCGGAAAGCCCGGCCGGCCCGTGGCCGGATCGGCCGGGGGCCGTGACGCACCCCTGGAACGTTGCCCGCGGGTGCCGCCGCCAAACCCGCCGCCAAACCCCGCGCCGGTCCCGCGCCGGGCCCCCGCCGGCCCGGCGCCGGGCCCCCGCCCGCACCGCTACGACGCGGCGTCGGAGACCGGCCGGGCCGCCGGTACCCTCGACGGCATGAGACGGCTGCTGACCCGGGCGTGGTTGGTGCGGCACGCACTGACCGCGTTACTGGTCGCCGCCTTTCTGGGACTGGGCTGGTGGCAGGTGGACCGGGCGGCGGGCGGCAACACGCTCAGCTGGGGGTACGCTGTCGAATGGCCGGTCTTCGCCGGTTTTGTGCTGTTCATCTGGTTCCGCGAGGTCCGGCACGCGGTTCGGGGTACCGGCGGGACGCCGCCGGCCGGCCGTGGCTCCGCCGGGGCCGCACCCGACGGCGTGGACGGCACGGACAACACCGCCCGCCCGGACGGCACCGCCGAGCCGGCACCGGTGGGCGCCGCCGGTTCGGGGTTGGCCGGCCACGCCGAGCCGGCACCGGGCTTCCGTCGACCGGTCCGGGCGGCCCGGCGGCCGGTGGAATCGGCGGAGCCGGCCGAGGACGGCGCGCTGGCCGCGTACAACGAATATCTTTCCTGGCTGAACGCCAATCCCGGCGCCCGGCCGGGCGACTATCCCGGCCGATGAGCCGGCGGAAGGGAACGGACCGACGTGGGCGCTGCGCTGACCCGATACCGCCTGATCGCGTACGTCGTCGGCGTCGTGCTGATCGTGCTCGTGGCGATCGGCATGCCGCTGAAGTACCTCGGGCACGATGACACGGTGGTGGCCACCGTCGGCCCGGCGCACGGCTTCCTGTACATGATCTACCTGGTCGCGGTCTTCGACCTGGGCCGCCGGGCCGGCTGGTCGCTGCGCCGGATGGTGCTGGTGATGCTGGCCGGCACGATTCCGTTCGTCTCGTTCTACGCCGAGCGCAAGGTCACCGGCTGGCTCCGCGGCCCGGACCGGGCACCTGCCGGGCCGCCGCTGGCCCGGCAGCGGAGTTGAGGGCACCGCCCGAACACGCGGGGTTTCCACCCCGGTACGACCGGTAAGGGTGACATTTCTCCGATCGGCCCTAGCTGGCGCGAATCGCCCATATCAAGCTGACGTCGCCCGGATTCCGGGTTAGGTTGGGCCGGCTGGACCGGCGGTACGTCGCCGTCGGGGTGACACCGGTCCGGTACCGCCGCATCGCCGGCCCTCCTCCGCGGCCTCCCCGCCGCCGGAGCCGGGCCGGACCCCCTCGCCGGGACCGCCGGGCAGCCGGCCGGACCCGGCCGATCGGCGGTCGGGAGAAGGGTTTGCTTCTTGTCGCCAGTGCGTGTCCTGCTGCGCACGATCGCCGTGGCCGGCCTGTCGGCCGTGCTGGTCGCACCGGCCTCGCTGGCCCAGGCCGCACCCTCGGCCAGCGAGCTGACGCAGCAGATCAACCAGGAATCGGCCAAGCTGGAGAAGACGGTCGAGTCCTACAACCGGCTCACCGAAGACATCAAGAAGACAAAGGCCGACACGGCCACGCTGAACGCCAGGCTCGGCCCGCTGCAACAGCAGGTCGACGCGGCCCGCGCCGAGGTCGGGCAGTTGGCGGCCACCGCCTACAAGACCGGCGGGCTGCGCACCGCCGGCGTGCTGCTGGGCAACGCCGACCCCGCCGATCTGACCGGCAACCTCGGCACCCTGGACCAACTGGCCCGGGACCGGCGGCAGAAGGTCTCCAGCTACGACCGGTCGCAGCGGCAGTTCCTCGCCGAGAAGGCGGAACTGGACGAGACCCTGGCCCGGCAGACCGCCCAGGCCAAGGAGCTGAGCGCCGGCAAGAAGAAGATCGAGGCCGACCTCAGCAAGCTGTACAGCAAGCGCAAGGCCGCGTACGGCGCCGCGCAGTCCGCGGGCAGTTCCTACACCGGTACGGTGCCCTCGGTCTCCGGCAAGGCCGGGGTCGCGGTGCGGTACGCGTACGACGCCATCGGCAAGCCGTACGTCTGGGCCGCGGACGGACCCAACGGGTACGACTGTTCCGGCCTGACCATGGCCGCCTGGCGGGCTGCCGGGAAGTCCCTGCCGCACAACGCGGCGATGCAGTGGGACTCGGTGTCACACATCAGCCGCGGTTCCCTGCAGCCCGGTGACCTGGTGTTCTACAGCGGACTGGGGCACGTCGCGCTGTTCGTCGGCAGCGGCAAGGTGATCCACGCCCCGCAGGCCGGCGAGAACGTGAAGCTCGCCAGCGTCGACATGATGACCCCGTACGGCTACGGGCGGGTGCGTTAGCACCGCCGCGCCTCGCGACCGGATACGGCGAGCGGCCGGCGTCCCCCTATCGGACGCCGGCCGCTCGCCGTCATTCCTACCCCATCGCCGCCGGTCAGGCCGCATCGTCGCCGGTCAGGCCGCCTGCAACCCCTCGGCCCGGGCCAGCTCACGCAGCCGGCCGAGCGCCTGGATCTCCAGCTGCCGGATCCGCTCCCGGGACAGCGAGAACCGGGACGCGACCTCGGTGAGCGAGTGCTCCCGCCCGTCCTCCAGGCCGTACCGGGCGCGCATGATGCCGGCCGACCGGTCGTCCAGGTGGTTGAGCAGCCCCTCGATCCGCTGCCGCTCCAGCGCCGTGAGCACGACCTCCTCGGGCGACGGCGCGTCGCTGTCCGCGACCAGGTCACCGAGGTTGGTGTCGCCGTCGTCGCCGACCGGCGTGTCCAGCGAGACGGTGTCCTGGGACCAGCGGACCAGCTCGTGCACCCGCTCGACCGGCACGCCCAGGGCCTTGGCGATCTGCTCGGGCTCCGGGTCGCCGCCCAGCTCACGGGTCAGCTGCCGGGCCACGTTGCGCATCCGGTTGACGTCCTCGACCAGGTGTACCGGGAGCCGCACGGTGCGCTCCTGCTGCGCGATGGCCCGGCTGATCGCCTGCCGGATCCACCAGGTCGCGTACGTGGAGAACTTGTACCCGCGCTCGTAGTCGAACTTCTCGACGGCGCGCACCAGACCGGTGTTGCCCTCCTGGATCAGGTCGAGCATCGGCATGCCGGACCGCACGTACCGGCGGGCGATGGAGACCACCAGCCGCAGGTTGGCCCGGATGAACAGGTCCTTGGCCCGCTCGCCGTCGGCCACCAGCCGGTCCAGCTCGTCCCGGCCGACCCCGTCCGGGATCTGGTCGGTGTCCAGCAGGTGCTCGGCGTAGAGCCCGGCCTCGATGGCCTTGGAGAGGTCAACCTCCCGGGCCGCGTCGAGCAGCGGTGTACGGGAGATCTCGTGCAGGTAGACGCCGACCAGATCGCGCTCCTCGGCGACCTCGTCGGTTCGCATGACGATGTTCTTATCCACGTTGCCCACGATCCCCTCGTTCGCGCCGGTCGCCCGGTTCCTTGCCGTCCGCACTCCGTCAGCCCCTCCCCCGGTAACCTCCGCAGTGCCCCCCGGTGCTGACATCTACACAACAGATGAGACGCATCAGGGATTCCGGGTGCCGAGTCGAAAGTGTCACGAATGCCTGGGTAGTTGCTGAGAGCACGATCCGCGTTCGCTGTCAGGGGCACCCGATCGGGCCGTTCGATGCGCCGGCACCGCTGCCGGCGGGCCGCCGATGGGCGCGCGCTACCCAATGCAAGCCCGATAACACCATGACGCTTCCCGTTCCCGCAGCGACGCGCGTCACCACCGGATTGCGATGCGCGTCACGTTCCTCCGCGCGGGCCTGTTGGTTCGCCGGCACCGCAGATTACCCCGGGCTCCGGGGGCCAATCCGCCCCGGCGGAGCCCGGGCGGGTCAGGAGGCGAGCAGCGCGAGCGCGCCGCGGACCTGGTGCGCCGAGCGGGCCAGCGCCGCCCGCGCGTCCGCGACCCGGGCGCCGGACACCAGCGCCACCAGCGCGGGCTTGACCTCGCCGTCGGCCTCGGCGAGCGTCCGCCGGGAGGTCTCCTCGTCACACCCGGTGGCGTCCATCAGCATCGAGATCATCCGACCCCGCAGCTTGGCGTTGGTGGCGACCATGTCGATCATGAAGTTGGAGTACACCCGGCCCAGCCGCACCATCACGGCCGTGGAGAAGGAGTTCAGCACGAGCTTCTGCGCGGTGGCCGCCTTCATCCGGGTGGACCCGGTGACCACCTCGGGGCCGGTGTCCACGCCGAGGAACACCCGTACCTCGTCCGCCGCCGCGGCGGCCGGGTCCGCGCAGAGCAGGACGGTCTCGGCGGCCAGCTCCCGGGCCGCCCGCAGCGCGCCGAGCACGTACGGCGTACGGCCGCTGGCGGCCAGGCCGAGCACGATGTCGCCGGGGTGGACGCAGGACAGCGCCTCGGCGCGCCCGGCCGCCTCGTCGTCCTCGGCGTTCTCCACCGCGCGGGCCATCGCCTCCGCGCCGCCGGCCAGGTGGGCGCAGAACCAACCCGCCGGGGCGTCGTACGTCGGCGGCAGTTCGGCCGCGTCGAGCACGCCCAGCCGGCCGGACGTGCCGGCGCCGAAGTAGTGCACCCGGCGGCCGGAGCGCAGCGCCTCGACCGCGAGTTCGACGGCCACCGACAGGTCGTCCAGGACCGCCGCGACGGCGGCCGGCACCCCCCGGTCAACGTCGTTGATCAGGCCGAGCACGTCCCGGGTGGACATCAGGTCGAGGTCGGTGCTGAGCGGGTGGCGCAGCTCGGTCGGGGCCGCGACCCGCACCACCGGTCGTTCCCCGTGCACCCGCGCGACGTCGTCCTGACAGTGCGGCGCCGGATCCACCGGCGGCCTCATGCCCGCCTCCGGCCGCCGACCCGGTGCGGTTGCACCGCGTCGGCTGTGGCCTCCAGTGCCTTCTTGGCTCGCGCCCGGTTGCGCGCCGCCACCCCGACGAACAGGCAGTCGACCACGGTGAGCTGGGCCAGCCGGCTGGCCATCGCCCCGGACCGGTAGGTGGTCTCCCGGGCGGCCGTGGTCAGCACGAAGTCGGCCACCTCGGTGATCGGCGAGCGGGGGAAGTTGGTCAGCGCCACCGTCGTGGCGCCCCTGGCCCGCGCCTGCTCCAGCACCTCGATGACGTCGCTGGTGGCGCCGGTGTGCGAGATGCCGACCGCCACGTCGCCCTTGCCGAGCAGGGCCGCCGAGGTGAGCGCGGTGTGCACGTCCGGGAAGTAGAACGCGGTGCGGCCGATCCGGTGCAGCTTCTGCTGGAAGTCGCTGGCCACGAAGCCGCTGGCGCCGGCGCCGTAGATGTCGATCCGGGCGGCGCCGCCGATCGCCTCCACCACCCGCTCGCAGACCGCCGGGTCGAGCTGCTCGGCCGTCTCCTCGACGGCACGGGCGTCGTTGAAGGCGATCGTCGCGATGATCTGGTCGAGTTCGGCGCCCGGCGGGATGTCCCCGCCGACCACCCGGGCGTCCGGGGGTTCGACCCGGCGGGCCGCCTCGGCGGCGAGCCGGATCCGCAGCTGGGGGTAGCCGTCCATGCCGACGGAGCGGCAGAACCGGATGACCGTGGCCTCGGAGGTCTCCGCGGCGGTGGCGAGATCGGTGATCGTCCGCCGGGCCGCGTCGGCCGGATCCGCGATAACCAGGCGTCCCACCCGCTGCTCGGCGGGTGAGAGGGAGGGCAGCAGGCCGCTGATGTGGACGATGAGCCCACCCGTGGATGGTGTCGCAGAAATCTTCGCACTCTTCGCCACGGATGAAACTTACTTTCACCAGGCCCGGAGCGTCAACCATGACACGATCGGTGCCGATTCGGACGTTCCCGGGTCGGCGGCCCGCGGGCGGCGTCCGCGGTCCGAGTGTGCCATTTGCGCAGCACGATCGCCGCATGACCGGCCATCGAATCACCCGCCGGGAGGACAACCTGCCGCCGGCTCGGCGGCCGATTCCGGCCGGGCGGTGCGCGAACCCGGTCCGGGCGGCGGGTTACGGTGCAACCCATGGCGAGCGTGGACAGCGAACGGACGGGACGCACGGCTCTGGTCACCGGCGGGCGGGGTGCTCTGGGCACCGCGGTCGTCGCCGACCTGGTCGCCGCCGGCTGGCGGGTCGTCGTACCCGTGCGGCCCGGCCCGGCGGACACCGGCGCCGGCGCGGACCCCAGGCCGGCGACGGAGGCCGGCACCGACCCGCGGTGGCCGGCCGGCGCGGTGCTGACCGTGCCGGCCGAGCTGACCGACCCGGACCAGGTCGAACGGGCGGTCGCCGTCGCCGCCGGGCAGCCGGACGCCCCGCTGCGCGCGGTGGTCAACCTGGCCGGCGGGTACGCCTCCGGCGGGCTGGTGCACGAGACCCCGCTCGCCGACTTCGAACGCATGCTGACCATGAACCTGCGGCCGACGTACCTGGTCACCGGCGCCGCCCTGCCGCACCTGGTGGCCGCCGGCGGCGGTAGCGTCGTCTGCGTCGCGGCCCGCGCGGCGCTGGCCCCGTTCCCCGGCGCCGCCGGTTACGTGACCGCGAAGGCCGCGGTGCTGGCCCTCGCCTCGGCCGTGGCGGTCGAGTACCGGGCGCAGGGGGTGCGCTGCAACACGGTGCTGCCCAGCATCATCGACACGCCGGCGAACCGGGCGGCCCAGCCGGGGGCCGACCACTCCCGCTGGGTGCCGCCCGCCGAGATCGCGACCGTGATCCGCTTCCTGGTCGCGGACGGGTCCGCGCCGACCAGCGGCGCCGCCATCCCGGTGTACGGCCGGGCCTGACCCCTCCCGTGCCACCCGGGCACGGCCCACGTGTGAACGGGCGCGCTGCCGGGTAACGGGGTATCTCCACCCCGGCGACGCGGATCGTACGGGTCGCCAGCGCTGGGCGAGCGGGAGATGACCTGATGGCAGAACGCGGGGACGAGAGTCTGGTGCACACCCTGAAGAAGGTGGCCGCCGTCCTCAAGCAGACCGAGATCCCGTTCGCGCTCGGCGGCAGCTTCGCCGTGTACGCCCACGGCGGGCACTCCAGCGACCACGACGTCGACTTCCTGATCCGCCAGCAGGACGTCGACCACGCGCTGCGGGCGCTGGCCGCGGCCGGCTTCCGCACCGAGCGGCCGCCGGAGGACTGGCTGGTGAAGGTCTACGACGAGGACCGGATGGTGGACCTGATCCACCGGCCGATCGAAACCCCGGTCATCGACGAGACCTTCGCCGACACCGTGGTCCGGCCGGTGGACGCCATCCACATGCCGGTGCTGTCGGCCACCCAGTTGATGGTGCACAAGCTGCTGAGCTTCTCCCAGCACTACTGCGACTTCGCCCGCGGCCTGCCGCTGGCCCGCTCGCTGCGCGAGCAGATCGACTGGGACCGGGTCCGCAAGGAGACGGAGCACTCGCCGTACGCGGAGGCGTTCCTCATCCTGCTGGACCGGCTCGGGGTGGTCCCGCTGCCGGGGCCGGACCGGATCGGCAGGAGGGAGCCGGCATGACGGACAGCTATCCCAGGCCGGAGGCGGCGGAACCGCCGGCGGAGTACCTGGAGGCGGCCGTGCAACGGCTGCTGACCGAGAACGCCGACGTCGCGGAGCAGGGCATCACGGCGACCCGCCGGGACAACACCCTGGTGCTCTGCGGCGAGGTGGAGAGCGCCCAGCGCCGGGACGAGATCCTGCGCCTGGTGGTCGAGCGCTTCCCGGACGTCCCGGTCACCGTCGACATCGGGCTGGTCCGGTCGCACACGCCGACCGACGCGGAGGAGCTGCGGTGAGGGGGGACGCACGGTGATCAGGATCGCCGCCGTCGGGGACGTCCACCTCGACGAGGACGTGGTGGGCCGGTTCCGGCCGGCGCTGGAACGGCTGCCGGAGCACGCCGACGTGCTGCTGCTGGCCGGCGACCTCACCCGGCACGGCACCGAGGGCGAGGCGCGCTGCGTGGCGACCGAGTTCGGCGGGCTGGCCGTGCCGGTGGTGACCGTGCTGGGCAACCACGACTACCAGTGCGACGAGGTGCCGCGGGTGATCCGGGTGCTGGAGGACGCCGGGATCACGGTGCTGGAGGGCACGAACACCGTGCTGGACCTGCCCGGCGGCCGGCTCGGCGTCGCCGGCGCCAAGGGCTTCGGCGGCGGCTTCGCCGGCCGGTGCGCGAGCAACTTCGGCGAGCCGGAGATGAAGGCGTTCGTGGGCACCACGATGGCGATCGCCGACCAGCTCAGCGAGGCGCTGCACGACATGGAGTGCGACCTTCGGGTCGCGCTCACCCATTACGCCCCGGTGCCGGACACGCTGGCCGGCGAGCCGCTGGAGATCTATCCGTTCCTCGGGTCGTACCTGCTCGGCCAGGCGATCGACTCGGCCCCCACGGCGCTGGCCGTGCACGGCCACGCGCACGCCGGCACCGAACGCGGGACCACCCCCGGCGGGGTCCGGGTGCGGAATGTCGCGCACCCGGTGATCAAGCAGGCGTACAGCGTCTATCACCTGCACAACGAGTCCGGATCAACGAAGGTTTCCGCCGGCAACGGCTCGGGTACTTCGTAGCCATGCACACGCTTCTCTGGATTCTCGCAGTCGTACTTGTGGTCGCCGGCGTCCTTGCGCTGTTCCGGCGGCAGATCCTCTGGGGGATCGTGCTCATCATCG is a genomic window containing:
- a CDS encoding DUF1360 domain-containing protein, whose amino-acid sequence is MGLRERAGRLRRAYAPHEQRPLGGYLLSMTTYGGVTAAIAGLARVTGRPIPDRPAASDVVLLSIATHKLSRLLAKDAVTSPLRAPFTRYDRPIGSGEVMEQVRDSGSGTRHAIGELLSCPFCLAVWVATGLTGGLVLAPRLTRLVATALTAVAASDFLQMGYAAAQQAAEGHPGRPGHDYGDAA
- a CDS encoding DUF6158 family protein, which gives rise to MTEPARGEFPPTGVARPVDGSPEQRMTEWDEADRSAVAADLGPEDLDLVGVDPTDLSDEDVLRELHSLHRTRLDTLRHAADSALANHLRRTADLETEYLARFPGREVDPSRLRDGR
- a CDS encoding DUF3817 domain-containing protein, translated to MGAALTRYRLIAYVVGVVLIVLVAIGMPLKYLGHDDTVVATVGPAHGFLYMIYLVAVFDLGRRAGWSLRRMVLVMLAGTIPFVSFYAERKVTGWLRGPDRAPAGPPLARQRS
- a CDS encoding C40 family peptidase, with amino-acid sequence MSPVRVLLRTIAVAGLSAVLVAPASLAQAAPSASELTQQINQESAKLEKTVESYNRLTEDIKKTKADTATLNARLGPLQQQVDAARAEVGQLAATAYKTGGLRTAGVLLGNADPADLTGNLGTLDQLARDRRQKVSSYDRSQRQFLAEKAELDETLARQTAQAKELSAGKKKIEADLSKLYSKRKAAYGAAQSAGSSYTGTVPSVSGKAGVAVRYAYDAIGKPYVWAADGPNGYDCSGLTMAAWRAAGKSLPHNAAMQWDSVSHISRGSLQPGDLVFYSGLGHVALFVGSGKVIHAPQAGENVKLASVDMMTPYGYGRVR
- a CDS encoding RNA polymerase sigma factor RpoD/SigA, with the translated sequence MGNVDKNIVMRTDEVAEERDLVGVYLHEISRTPLLDAAREVDLSKAIEAGLYAEHLLDTDQIPDGVGRDELDRLVADGERAKDLFIRANLRLVVSIARRYVRSGMPMLDLIQEGNTGLVRAVEKFDYERGYKFSTYATWWIRQAISRAIAQQERTVRLPVHLVEDVNRMRNVARQLTRELGGDPEPEQIAKALGVPVERVHELVRWSQDTVSLDTPVGDDGDTNLGDLVADSDAPSPEEVVLTALERQRIEGLLNHLDDRSAGIMRARYGLEDGREHSLTEVASRFSLSRERIRQLEIQALGRLRELARAEGLQAA
- a CDS encoding N-acetylmuramic acid 6-phosphate etherase; protein product: MRPPVDPAPHCQDDVARVHGERPVVRVAAPTELRHPLSTDLDLMSTRDVLGLINDVDRGVPAAVAAVLDDLSVAVELAVEALRSGRRVHYFGAGTSGRLGVLDAAELPPTYDAPAGWFCAHLAGGAEAMARAVENAEDDEAAGRAEALSCVHPGDIVLGLAASGRTPYVLGALRAARELAAETVLLCADPAAAAADEVRVFLGVDTGPEVVTGSTRMKAATAQKLVLNSFSTAVMVRLGRVYSNFMIDMVATNAKLRGRMISMLMDATGCDEETSRRTLAEADGEVKPALVALVSGARVADARAALARSAHQVRGALALLAS
- a CDS encoding MurR/RpiR family transcriptional regulator, translating into MAKSAKISATPSTGGLIVHISGLLPSLSPAEQRVGRLVIADPADAARRTITDLATAAETSEATVIRFCRSVGMDGYPQLRIRLAAEAARRVEPPDARVVGGDIPPGAELDQIIATIAFNDARAVEETAEQLDPAVCERVVEAIGGAARIDIYGAGASGFVASDFQQKLHRIGRTAFYFPDVHTALTSAALLGKGDVAVGISHTGATSDVIEVLEQARARGATTVALTNFPRSPITEVADFVLTTAARETTYRSGAMASRLAQLTVVDCLFVGVAARNRARAKKALEATADAVQPHRVGGRRRA
- a CDS encoding SDR family NAD(P)-dependent oxidoreductase; this translates as MASVDSERTGRTALVTGGRGALGTAVVADLVAAGWRVVVPVRPGPADTGAGADPRPATEAGTDPRWPAGAVLTVPAELTDPDQVERAVAVAAGQPDAPLRAVVNLAGGYASGGLVHETPLADFERMLTMNLRPTYLVTGAALPHLVAAGGGSVVCVAARAALAPFPGAAGYVTAKAAVLALASAVAVEYRAQGVRCNTVLPSIIDTPANRAAQPGADHSRWVPPAEIATVIRFLVADGSAPTSGAAIPVYGRA
- a CDS encoding nucleotidyltransferase, which gives rise to MAERGDESLVHTLKKVAAVLKQTEIPFALGGSFAVYAHGGHSSDHDVDFLIRQQDVDHALRALAAAGFRTERPPEDWLVKVYDEDRMVDLIHRPIETPVIDETFADTVVRPVDAIHMPVLSATQLMVHKLLSFSQHYCDFARGLPLARSLREQIDWDRVRKETEHSPYAEAFLILLDRLGVVPLPGPDRIGRREPA
- a CDS encoding metallophosphoesterase, producing the protein MIRIAAVGDVHLDEDVVGRFRPALERLPEHADVLLLAGDLTRHGTEGEARCVATEFGGLAVPVVTVLGNHDYQCDEVPRVIRVLEDAGITVLEGTNTVLDLPGGRLGVAGAKGFGGGFAGRCASNFGEPEMKAFVGTTMAIADQLSEALHDMECDLRVALTHYAPVPDTLAGEPLEIYPFLGSYLLGQAIDSAPTALAVHGHAHAGTERGTTPGGVRVRNVAHPVIKQAYSVYHLHNESGSTKVSAGNGSGTS
- a CDS encoding GPGG-motif small membrane protein, coding for MHTLLWILAVVLVVAGVLALFRRQILWGIVLIIVGLLVGPGGVSIFT